The following coding sequences are from one Poecilia reticulata strain Guanapo linkage group LG18, Guppy_female_1.0+MT, whole genome shotgun sequence window:
- the hacd4 gene encoding very-long-chain (3R)-3-hydroxyacyl-CoA dehydratase 4 isoform X1: MYSFRLVYIFSYNLFQFCGHTWILANTIARFFTFGQGLTGLLKEAEWHHQAALAVMADNPPPDALADTFYSVGFVMSLCQLLSILEIFHIADGIEKARLLPRFIQVIEKNILLIMVIMLEEIQSKPVVSVQFFLWNILDLLRYPHELLCVMKRPSVAMLWSRYSLWIPLYILSVFIEGVIIYEALPYLETSAPHLPSLLLLYLPLLAVGGSVTVWQLLKERKHHLEKRYKSKKKK; encoded by the exons GTACAGCTTTAGGCTGGTCTACATTTTCTCCTATAACTTGTTCCAATTCTGTGGTCACACATGGATCCTGGCTAACACCATTGCAAGATTTTTTACCTTTGGTCAAG GCTTAACGGGGTTGTTGAAGGAGGCAGAGTGGCACCATCAGGCAGCTCTGGCAGTAATGGCTGACAATCCACCTCCAG ATGCTCTGGCAGACACGTTTTACTCTGTGGGTTTTGTGATGAGCCTGTGCCAGCTGCTCTCCATTCTGGAGATCTTCCACATCGCAGACGGCATCGAGAAGGCTCGGCTCCTTCCTCGCTTCATCCAA GTGATTGAGAAAAACATTCTGCTGATTATGGTCATCATGTTGGAAGAAATCCAAAGTAAGCCAGTGGTGTCTGTGCAGTTTTTCCTGTGGAATATACTGGACCTCTTACG GTACCCTCATGAACTTCTGTGTGTTATGAAAAGACCTTCCGTCGCCATGTTGTGGAGCCGTTACTCTCTTTGGATCCCCTTATACATCCTGTCAGTATTCATTGAAG GTGTCATTATTTATGAGGCGCTGCCGTACCTGGAGACGTCAGCCCCCCACCTGCcctccctgctgctgctctacCTGCCGCTTCTCGCTGTGG GAGGCTCAGTAACAGTCTGGCAGCTGCTGAAGGAGAGGAAACACCATCTAGAGAAACGCTACAAGagtaagaagaagaaatga
- the hacd4 gene encoding very-long-chain (3R)-3-hydroxyacyl-CoA dehydratase 4 isoform X2, which translates to MYSFRLVYIFSYNLFQFCGHTWILANTIARFFTFGQDALADTFYSVGFVMSLCQLLSILEIFHIADGIEKARLLPRFIQVIEKNILLIMVIMLEEIQSKPVVSVQFFLWNILDLLRYPHELLCVMKRPSVAMLWSRYSLWIPLYILSVFIEGVIIYEALPYLETSAPHLPSLLLLYLPLLAVGGSVTVWQLLKERKHHLEKRYKSKKKK; encoded by the exons GTACAGCTTTAGGCTGGTCTACATTTTCTCCTATAACTTGTTCCAATTCTGTGGTCACACATGGATCCTGGCTAACACCATTGCAAGATTTTTTACCTTTGGTCAAG ATGCTCTGGCAGACACGTTTTACTCTGTGGGTTTTGTGATGAGCCTGTGCCAGCTGCTCTCCATTCTGGAGATCTTCCACATCGCAGACGGCATCGAGAAGGCTCGGCTCCTTCCTCGCTTCATCCAA GTGATTGAGAAAAACATTCTGCTGATTATGGTCATCATGTTGGAAGAAATCCAAAGTAAGCCAGTGGTGTCTGTGCAGTTTTTCCTGTGGAATATACTGGACCTCTTACG GTACCCTCATGAACTTCTGTGTGTTATGAAAAGACCTTCCGTCGCCATGTTGTGGAGCCGTTACTCTCTTTGGATCCCCTTATACATCCTGTCAGTATTCATTGAAG GTGTCATTATTTATGAGGCGCTGCCGTACCTGGAGACGTCAGCCCCCCACCTGCcctccctgctgctgctctacCTGCCGCTTCTCGCTGTGG GAGGCTCAGTAACAGTCTGGCAGCTGCTGAAGGAGAGGAAACACCATCTAGAGAAACGCTACAAGagtaagaagaagaaatga
- the hacd4 gene encoding very-long-chain (3R)-3-hydroxyacyl-CoA dehydratase 4 isoform X3, giving the protein MYSFRLVYIFSYNLFQFCGHTWILANTIARFFTFGQGLTGLLKEAEWHHQAALAVMADNPPPDALADTFYSVGFVMSLCQLLSILEIFHIADGIEKARLLPRFIQVIEKNILLIMVIMLEEIQSKPVVSVQFFLWNILDLLRYPHELLCVMKRPSVAMLWSRYSLWIPLYILSVFIEGKRSMLSQILKRSFPCLSH; this is encoded by the exons GTACAGCTTTAGGCTGGTCTACATTTTCTCCTATAACTTGTTCCAATTCTGTGGTCACACATGGATCCTGGCTAACACCATTGCAAGATTTTTTACCTTTGGTCAAG GCTTAACGGGGTTGTTGAAGGAGGCAGAGTGGCACCATCAGGCAGCTCTGGCAGTAATGGCTGACAATCCACCTCCAG ATGCTCTGGCAGACACGTTTTACTCTGTGGGTTTTGTGATGAGCCTGTGCCAGCTGCTCTCCATTCTGGAGATCTTCCACATCGCAGACGGCATCGAGAAGGCTCGGCTCCTTCCTCGCTTCATCCAA GTGATTGAGAAAAACATTCTGCTGATTATGGTCATCATGTTGGAAGAAATCCAAAGTAAGCCAGTGGTGTCTGTGCAGTTTTTCCTGTGGAATATACTGGACCTCTTACG GTACCCTCATGAACTTCTGTGTGTTATGAAAAGACCTTCCGTCGCCATGTTGTGGAGCCGTTACTCTCTTTGGATCCCCTTATACATCCTGTCAGTATTCATTGAAG gaaagaGGTCAATGTTGAGCCAAATTCTGAAAAGGAGTTTTCCATGTTTGTCTCACTAA